A genomic region of Streptomyces diastaticus subsp. diastaticus contains the following coding sequences:
- a CDS encoding aminoglycoside phosphotransferase family protein: MDEPQARSVLAAAGLSTPAEEATLLAFGENAVFAFGDVVAKVGRAPELLERARRELRIAVWLQERGVPAVRAVQPEPLLVDGHPVTLWRRLCEPVRPAAPADLAALLRQVHALDPPPFGLPRRELLGGVERWLRLAGDAIDPADADYLRERRDGFAAAASSLVPLLPPGPIHGDALPRNVHIGPEGPVLTDLETFSSDLREHDLVVLALSRDRYGLPDEEYRRFTSVYGWDVREWDGCAVLRGARETASCAWVSQHAPGNPKALAEFRRRVASLRDGDTEVRWHPF, from the coding sequence ATGGACGAGCCCCAGGCCAGATCCGTACTGGCCGCCGCCGGCCTCTCGACCCCCGCCGAGGAGGCGACCCTGCTGGCCTTCGGCGAGAACGCCGTCTTCGCCTTCGGCGACGTCGTGGCCAAGGTGGGCCGCGCGCCCGAACTCCTCGAACGCGCCCGCCGCGAACTGCGGATCGCCGTCTGGCTCCAGGAGCGGGGCGTCCCCGCCGTCCGCGCCGTACAGCCCGAACCGCTGCTGGTCGACGGCCACCCCGTCACCCTCTGGCGCCGCCTCTGCGAACCGGTGCGCCCGGCCGCCCCCGCCGACCTCGCGGCGCTGCTCCGCCAGGTGCACGCCCTGGACCCGCCGCCCTTCGGGCTGCCGCGCCGGGAACTCCTCGGCGGCGTCGAGCGCTGGCTGCGGCTGGCGGGCGACGCCATCGACCCGGCCGACGCCGACTACCTCCGCGAGCGCCGGGACGGCTTCGCCGCCGCCGCGTCCTCGCTCGTCCCGCTTCTGCCGCCCGGCCCGATCCACGGCGACGCCCTGCCGCGCAACGTGCACATCGGCCCCGAGGGCCCGGTCCTCACCGACCTGGAGACCTTCTCCTCGGACCTGCGCGAACACGACCTGGTGGTCCTGGCCCTCTCCCGCGACCGGTACGGCCTCCCGGACGAGGAGTACCGGCGTTTCACCTCGGTCTACGGCTGGGACGTGCGGGAGTGGGACGGCTGCGCCGTGCTGCGCGGCGCCCGTGAGACGGCCAGCTGCGCCTGGGTCTCCCAGCACGCCCCGGGCAACCCCAAGGCGCTGGCCGAGTTCCGCCGCCGGGTCGCCTCGCTGCGCGACGGCGACACCGAGGTCCGCTGGCACCCCTTCTGA
- a CDS encoding exonuclease domain-containing protein — protein MGWHRELLIGFDLETTGTDPREARIVTAAVIEVADGEPRGHRTWLADPGIPIPAGATAVHGITDARAAAEGGPPDRVADAVAEALTGYWRAGVPVVAYNAPFDLTLLAAELRRHDLPSLTERLGGAPLGPVIDPLTVDRAVDRYRRGSRRLSTVCAEYGVELAAAHDAAADALAAARLARAIALRHPKVAALGPAALHERQIGWAAERAADFQAYLRRKGEAGAVVDGSWPLHAEAA, from the coding sequence ATGGGCTGGCACCGGGAGCTGCTGATCGGGTTCGACCTGGAGACTACGGGCACCGACCCGCGGGAGGCGCGGATCGTCACGGCCGCCGTCATCGAGGTGGCGGACGGCGAGCCCCGCGGTCACCGCACCTGGCTCGCCGACCCGGGCATACCCATCCCGGCCGGGGCCACCGCCGTCCACGGCATCACCGACGCCCGCGCCGCCGCCGAGGGCGGGCCGCCCGACCGGGTCGCCGACGCGGTCGCCGAGGCGCTCACCGGGTACTGGCGCGCGGGCGTCCCCGTCGTCGCCTACAACGCCCCGTTCGACCTCACCCTGCTCGCCGCCGAACTGCGCCGCCACGACCTGCCCTCGCTCACCGAGCGGCTGGGCGGGGCGCCCCTGGGCCCGGTGATCGACCCGCTCACCGTGGACCGCGCCGTAGACCGCTACCGCCGGGGCAGTCGCCGCCTGTCGACGGTCTGCGCCGAGTACGGCGTGGAGCTGGCGGCCGCCCACGACGCCGCCGCCGACGCCCTGGCGGCGGCCCGGCTGGCCCGGGCGATAGCCCTGCGCCACCCCAAGGTCGCCGCCCTCGGGCCCGCCGCGCTGCACGAGCGGCAGATCGGCTGGGCCGCCGAGCGGGCCGCCGACTTCCAAGCGTACCTGCGGCGCAAGGGGGAGGCGGGGGCGGTGGTCGACGGAAGCTGGCCGCTGCACGCCGAGGCCGCCTGA
- a CDS encoding SAV2148 family HEPN domain-containing protein, translating into MSSGGLELPPGDPDHEGGSGAVPSGAVSLARPVETGAQIGPELDWGADAWSEVRTRAQRAGRAYIWLNLVEQRLRAVVAAVLRPVYEPVHGEDWVVAAAGPAGQEWVQRAVAVREVSRRKGYLLDPADDNVLSFLTLPQLRELMVQHWPCFEPYFDDRRAVELALDELEVTRNVVSRNRALSQAVLAQAERASAVLLEMLGAGSDVPSARRLRVDAVEDLVGDRYADVVGVHPDRVRLLRQFPAEDLFGGARRLDAIGIGLNLLVQNFSGRRLIRLAEEGSRVRLLFLNPASSAVKRRERELGLKRGELSRSVEMNILHMRRVRARLRDPGAFEIQVYDETPRFTAYLVDGDGADGVAVVQSYLRRTRGMEAPVLVLRGGGRVVRGEGPGENGLFETYREEFELAWADSRPVS; encoded by the coding sequence GTGAGCTCGGGAGGGCTGGAGCTGCCCCCTGGTGACCCAGATCACGAGGGGGGCTCCGGAGCGGTCCCGTCCGGAGCGGTGTCCCTGGCGCGGCCGGTGGAGACCGGCGCCCAGATAGGCCCCGAACTGGACTGGGGCGCCGACGCCTGGAGCGAGGTCCGCACCCGGGCCCAGCGCGCCGGGCGCGCCTACATCTGGCTCAACCTGGTCGAACAGCGGCTGCGCGCCGTGGTCGCCGCCGTGCTGCGCCCGGTCTACGAGCCGGTGCACGGCGAGGACTGGGTGGTCGCCGCCGCCGGGCCCGCCGGACAGGAGTGGGTGCAGCGCGCCGTCGCCGTCCGCGAGGTCAGCCGCCGCAAGGGCTACCTCCTCGACCCGGCCGACGACAACGTGCTGAGCTTCCTCACCCTGCCGCAGCTGCGCGAGCTGATGGTGCAGCACTGGCCCTGCTTCGAGCCGTACTTCGACGACCGGCGCGCCGTCGAGCTGGCTCTCGACGAGCTGGAGGTCACCCGCAACGTCGTCTCCCGCAACCGGGCCCTCTCCCAGGCCGTCCTCGCCCAGGCGGAGCGGGCCTCGGCGGTGCTGCTGGAGATGCTCGGCGCCGGCTCCGACGTGCCCTCGGCCCGGCGGCTGCGCGTGGACGCCGTGGAGGACCTGGTCGGCGACCGGTACGCGGACGTCGTCGGCGTCCACCCGGACCGGGTCCGGCTGCTGCGGCAGTTCCCCGCCGAGGACCTGTTCGGCGGGGCCCGGCGGCTGGACGCCATCGGCATAGGGCTCAACCTGCTCGTGCAGAACTTCTCCGGGCGCCGGCTGATCCGTCTCGCCGAGGAGGGCAGCCGCGTCCGCCTGCTCTTCCTCAACCCCGCCTCCAGCGCCGTCAAGCGCCGCGAACGCGAGCTGGGCCTCAAGCGCGGGGAGCTGAGCCGCTCGGTGGAGATGAACATCCTCCACATGCGCCGGGTCCGCGCCCGGCTGCGCGACCCGGGCGCCTTCGAGATCCAGGTGTACGACGAGACGCCCCGCTTCACCGCCTACCTCGTCGACGGGGACGGCGCCGACGGGGTGGCCGTCGTCCAGTCCTACCTCAGGCGCACCCGGGGCATGGAGGCCCCGGTCCTCGTCCTGCGCGGCGGCGGGCGCGTGGTGCGCGGGGAAGGCCCGGGGGAGAACGGGCTGTTCGAGACCTACCGCGAGGAGTTCGAGCTGGCCTGGGCCGACTCGCGGCCCGTCTCCTGA
- the glgX gene encoding glycogen debranching protein GlgX, producing MQVWPGQAYPLGASYDGAGTNFAVFSEAADRIELVLLHDDGSETAVELRETDAFVRHAYLPGVMPGQRYGFRVHGPYAPERGQRCNSAKLLLDPYARAVSGKIKWGEEVYGYHFGSPEKRNDLDSAPHTMSSVVVNPYFDWGDDRRPRTDYHRTVIYEAHVKGLTMLHPALPEELRGTYAALAHPAILEHLTELGITTLELMPVHQFVNDHRLADAGLANYWGYNTIGFFAPHNAYASWGDRGQQVLEFKSAVRALHQAGIEVILDVVYNHTAEGNHLGPTLSFRGLDNASYYRLSADDPRYYMDTTGTGNSLLMRSPHVLQLIMDSLRYWVTDMHVDGFRFDLAATLARQFHEVDRLSSFFDLVQQDPVVSQVKLIAEPWDVGEGGYQVGNFPPLWTEWNGKYRDTVRDMWRGEPRTLAEFASRLTGSSDLYQDDGRRPLASINFVTCHDGFTLHDLTAYNDKHNDANGEGNRDGESHNRSWNCGTEGATEDRKVRELRRRQMRNFIATLMLSQGVPMLSHGDEFARTQRGNNNAYCQDSEISWVHWPEEADGRAGPREPEDGQSLLEFTRAMVWLRRDHPVFRRRRFFHGRPVRGTHDDLSDIAWYTPEGEEMTQRDWDSAQARALTVFLNGNAISEPGPRGESIHDDSFLLMFNASPEPLEFLVPTGLGREWQAVVETAAPEGARPGDGPKVRAGQRLALPDRSLTVLQRPA from the coding sequence ATGCAGGTCTGGCCTGGACAGGCGTATCCCCTCGGTGCCTCCTACGACGGCGCCGGCACGAACTTCGCGGTCTTCTCGGAGGCGGCGGACCGGATCGAACTGGTGCTGCTGCACGACGACGGCTCCGAGACGGCGGTGGAGCTGCGCGAGACCGACGCGTTCGTGCGCCACGCGTACCTGCCCGGCGTCATGCCCGGCCAGCGGTACGGCTTCCGCGTCCACGGCCCCTACGCCCCCGAGCGCGGTCAGCGCTGCAACAGCGCCAAGCTCCTCCTCGACCCGTACGCCCGTGCGGTCAGCGGCAAGATCAAGTGGGGCGAGGAGGTGTACGGCTACCACTTCGGCTCCCCGGAGAAGCGCAACGACCTCGACTCGGCCCCGCACACCATGTCCTCGGTGGTGGTCAACCCGTACTTCGACTGGGGCGACGACCGCCGCCCGCGCACCGATTACCACCGCACGGTGATCTACGAGGCCCACGTGAAGGGGCTGACGATGCTCCATCCGGCCCTGCCGGAGGAGCTGCGCGGCACCTACGCGGCCCTCGCCCACCCCGCGATCCTGGAGCACCTCACCGAGCTGGGCATCACCACGCTGGAGCTGATGCCGGTCCACCAGTTCGTCAACGACCACCGCCTCGCCGACGCGGGACTCGCCAACTACTGGGGCTACAACACCATCGGCTTCTTCGCCCCGCACAACGCCTACGCATCCTGGGGGGACCGGGGCCAGCAGGTGCTGGAGTTCAAGTCGGCGGTGCGCGCCCTGCACCAGGCGGGCATCGAGGTCATCCTCGACGTGGTCTACAACCACACCGCCGAGGGCAACCACCTGGGCCCGACCCTCTCCTTCCGGGGGCTGGACAACGCCTCGTACTACCGGCTGAGCGCCGACGACCCCCGCTACTACATGGACACCACGGGCACCGGGAACTCCCTGCTCATGCGGTCCCCGCACGTTCTCCAGCTCATCATGGACTCGCTGCGGTACTGGGTGACGGACATGCACGTCGACGGGTTCCGCTTCGACCTGGCGGCGACCCTGGCGCGGCAGTTCCACGAGGTGGACCGGCTGTCGTCCTTCTTCGACCTGGTGCAGCAGGACCCGGTGGTCAGCCAGGTCAAACTGATCGCGGAGCCCTGGGACGTGGGCGAGGGCGGCTACCAGGTGGGGAACTTCCCGCCGCTGTGGACCGAGTGGAACGGCAAGTACCGCGACACGGTCCGCGACATGTGGCGCGGCGAACCGCGCACGCTGGCGGAGTTCGCCTCCCGGCTCACCGGCTCCTCCGACCTGTACCAGGACGACGGGCGGCGCCCGCTGGCCTCCATCAACTTCGTCACCTGCCACGACGGCTTCACCCTGCACGACCTGACGGCGTACAACGACAAGCACAACGACGCCAACGGCGAGGGCAACCGGGACGGCGAGAGCCACAACCGCTCGTGGAACTGCGGGACCGAGGGCGCCACCGAGGACCGGAAGGTGCGGGAGCTGCGCCGTCGGCAGATGCGCAACTTCATCGCCACCCTGATGCTCTCCCAGGGCGTGCCGATGCTCAGCCACGGCGACGAGTTCGCCCGCACCCAGCGCGGCAACAACAACGCCTACTGCCAGGACAGCGAGATCTCCTGGGTGCACTGGCCCGAGGAGGCCGACGGCAGGGCGGGTCCGCGGGAGCCGGAGGACGGGCAGTCGCTGCTGGAGTTCACCCGGGCCATGGTGTGGCTCCGCCGCGACCACCCGGTCTTCCGGCGCCGCCGCTTCTTCCACGGCCGGCCGGTGCGGGGCACCCACGACGACCTGTCCGACATCGCCTGGTACACCCCCGAGGGCGAGGAGATGACCCAGCGGGACTGGGACTCCGCGCAGGCCAGGGCGCTCACCGTGTTCCTCAACGGCAACGCCATCTCCGAGCCGGGGCCGCGCGGCGAGTCGATCCACGACGACTCGTTCCTGCTGATGTTCAACGCCTCCCCCGAGCCGCTGGAGTTCCTCGTCCCCACCGGACTGGGCCGCGAGTGGCAGGCCGTGGTGGAGACCGCCGCACCGGAAGGCGCCCGGCCGGGTGACGGCCCGAAGGTCCGCGCCGGGCAGCGGCTCGCCCTGCCCGACCGCAGCCTGACCGTCCTCCAGCGGCCCGCCTGA
- the treY gene encoding malto-oligosyltrehalose synthase — translation MTPASPAPPAPPTATYRIQLHPGHPFAAAEADVPALAALGVSHLHLSPVLEAVPGSSHGYDVTDPTRVRAELGGEAGLRSLSRAARAHGMGLVVDIVPNHMAADPVHNQALRTVLRDGPHSPYAAWFDIDWAAGGGQLLLPVLGARVGGDGAAPRVEDGELRLPGGLTLPLRAGTAGLPLAELLDAQWYRPVWWRLARTELNYRRFFTVNDLIAVRVEDPAVFDATHATVLALLDEGVVHGLRVDHPDGLTDPGGYLARLHERAGGRWTVVEKILADGEPLPPSWPVAGATGYDALRHVDAVLTDPEGARSLLEQYRAFADPEPEEGGEWQATARRAARQIAGHDLAAEVETLTRTATRVCAADLHLRDHAPWALRAAVRELLVRVPVYRPYPEQTPAETAAVLTERAAEEARAAFDVPEEAHAVDVVRRLAAGTLTGLSDPAGAAAFRARFAQVASALHAKAVEDRAFYRYVPLLSACEVGGDPGTPALPPEAFHAFCARLQRDWPETGTVLSTHDTKRSADARARIAVLAEFPRVWGEFLTGAVRRAGKDAAAAVGMPFTWAAWQTVCALLPDDGTPPSEGAVPYADRLAGALLKHAREAALHTTWTEQDPAYEEAVERYVREGLTGAAADQLPALAERLGPYVRAHVLGAALLHLTMPGVPDVYQGTERDRRTLMDPDNRAPVPAPGGTLHALDAQGRATGLDEEKLALTATALRLRRRRPGLFGAASGYHALAARGPAAAHCLAFGRGPGEAPPLVTAVTRLPGALHQAGGWHDTALPLPPGRYVDLLTDARPHQGPRYEGEAALATLFARRPVALLHRQEE, via the coding sequence ATGACGCCCGCCTCCCCGGCGCCGCCCGCGCCGCCCACCGCCACGTACCGCATCCAGCTCCACCCCGGCCACCCCTTCGCCGCCGCCGAGGCCGACGTACCGGCGCTCGCCGCGCTCGGTGTGTCGCACCTGCACCTCTCCCCGGTCCTGGAGGCGGTGCCCGGCTCCAGCCACGGGTACGACGTCACCGACCCGACCCGCGTCCGCGCGGAACTGGGCGGGGAGGCGGGGCTGCGCTCCCTCTCCCGCGCCGCCCGCGCGCACGGCATGGGGCTGGTGGTGGACATCGTCCCCAACCACATGGCCGCCGACCCGGTCCACAACCAGGCCCTGCGCACGGTGCTGCGGGACGGTCCGCACTCCCCCTACGCCGCGTGGTTCGACATCGACTGGGCGGCCGGCGGCGGGCAGCTGCTGCTGCCGGTGCTCGGCGCACGCGTCGGCGGGGACGGGGCGGCACCGCGGGTCGAGGACGGCGAGCTGCGCCTGCCCGGCGGGCTGACGCTGCCGCTGCGCGCCGGCACGGCAGGGCTGCCGCTGGCGGAGCTGCTGGACGCCCAGTGGTACCGCCCCGTCTGGTGGCGGCTGGCCCGCACCGAGCTGAACTACCGCCGCTTCTTCACCGTCAACGACCTGATCGCGGTCCGCGTCGAGGACCCGGCCGTCTTCGACGCCACCCACGCCACCGTCCTCGCCCTGCTCGACGAGGGCGTCGTGCACGGCCTGCGCGTCGACCACCCCGACGGCCTCACCGACCCGGGCGGCTACCTGGCCCGCCTGCACGAGCGCGCCGGCGGACGCTGGACGGTGGTCGAGAAGATCCTCGCCGACGGCGAACCGCTGCCGCCCTCCTGGCCGGTGGCCGGCGCCACCGGCTACGACGCGCTCCGGCACGTCGACGCGGTCCTCACCGACCCCGAGGGCGCCCGCTCCCTCCTGGAGCAGTACCGCGCGTTCGCCGACCCGGAGCCCGAGGAGGGCGGCGAGTGGCAGGCCACCGCGCGCCGCGCCGCCCGCCAGATCGCCGGGCACGACCTGGCCGCCGAGGTGGAGACCCTGACGCGCACCGCCACCCGGGTCTGCGCCGCCGACCTCCACCTGCGTGACCACGCCCCGTGGGCGCTGCGCGCCGCCGTCCGCGAACTCCTCGTCCGGGTCCCCGTCTACCGCCCCTACCCCGAGCAGACCCCCGCCGAGACCGCCGCCGTCCTCACCGAGCGGGCGGCCGAGGAGGCCCGCGCCGCCTTCGACGTGCCCGAGGAGGCGCACGCGGTGGACGTCGTACGCCGACTGGCCGCGGGGACCCTGACCGGCCTGAGCGACCCGGCCGGCGCCGCCGCCTTCCGCGCCCGCTTCGCGCAGGTCGCCTCGGCCCTGCACGCCAAGGCCGTCGAGGACCGGGCGTTCTACCGGTACGTCCCCCTCCTCTCCGCCTGCGAGGTCGGCGGCGACCCGGGCACCCCGGCGCTGCCCCCCGAGGCGTTCCACGCCTTCTGCGCACGGCTCCAGCGGGACTGGCCGGAGACCGGGACGGTGCTCTCCACCCACGACACCAAGCGCAGCGCCGACGCCCGCGCCCGGATCGCGGTGCTGGCGGAGTTCCCCCGGGTGTGGGGCGAGTTCCTGACCGGCGCCGTGCGCCGCGCGGGCAAGGACGCGGCGGCCGCCGTCGGGATGCCCTTCACCTGGGCGGCCTGGCAGACCGTCTGCGCCCTGCTGCCCGACGACGGCACCCCGCCGTCCGAGGGCGCCGTGCCCTATGCCGACCGGCTCGCGGGCGCCCTGCTCAAACACGCTCGCGAGGCGGCCCTGCACACCACCTGGACCGAGCAGGACCCCGCGTACGAGGAGGCCGTGGAGCGGTACGTCCGCGAGGGGCTGACCGGTGCCGCCGCCGACCAGCTCCCCGCCCTCGCCGAACGCCTCGGCCCCTACGTCCGCGCCCACGTCCTGGGCGCCGCCCTGCTCCATCTGACGATGCCGGGCGTCCCCGACGTCTACCAGGGCACCGAACGCGACCGCCGCACCCTCATGGACCCCGACAACCGCGCCCCGGTCCCGGCGCCCGGCGGCACGCTGCACGCGCTCGACGCCCAAGGCCGTGCCACGGGCCTGGACGAGGAGAAGCTGGCCCTCACCGCCACGGCCCTCCGCCTGCGCCGGCGCCGGCCCGGGCTCTTCGGCGCCGCCTCCGGCTACCACGCCCTGGCGGCCCGCGGCCCCGCCGCCGCCCACTGCCTCGCCTTCGGCCGGGGTCCCGGCGAGGCCCCGCCACTGGTGACCGCCGTGACCCGGCTGCCCGGCGCCCTGCACCAGGCGGGCGGCTGGCACGACACCGCCCTGCCCCTGCCTCCCGGCCGTTACGTGGACCTGCTGACCGACGCCCGCCCGCACCAAGGCCCCCGGTACGAAGGGGAGGCCGCGCTCGCCACTCTCTTCGCCCGGCGTCCGGTGGCCCTGCTCCACCGCCAGGAGGAGTGA
- a CDS encoding M14 family zinc carboxypeptidase: MSQYEQSVSGRTPDTRDAPAERFPAPSELVRAAAALVHRHPRLCTLRRVGLSRAGRPLHLLSVGHADAAVLVVAGAHANEPAGGPAVRRLAGRVAADPALRTRTSWHFLLCADPDGARLHQMRAPGSLLEYHRRFYRPRGAEQPEWSPSYVPPHRLPPETRALTGVLDELRPYLQVSLHGTDLGGSWVQVTRDIPGLAEPFAKSAAELRIPIEAGPSDAVGWPVSGPGVHVMPEPGADTPFPSVPEDVRHSTWHHIHRYGGRTAVIEVPLWASDRVTDLAPHPDPSAALRDSARRLREHTRAVTRVLATALPRLPGPPGPLTRSARWILDLSPALADDWERLPSEGATAAYVWGMEAFGRRLPLRAAGMLLRELTRHHSPSAAALGPLITRWSHDFTTRFTPRWVPLDSQTEHQTRTTLAAATHTPHP, translated from the coding sequence ATGTCCCAGTACGAGCAATCGGTGTCCGGCCGCACACCGGACACCCGCGACGCGCCGGCCGAGCGCTTCCCGGCCCCCTCCGAGCTGGTCCGCGCCGCCGCCGCGCTGGTCCACCGCCACCCCCGGCTCTGTACCCTGCGCCGGGTCGGCCTCTCCCGCGCGGGGCGCCCGCTGCACCTGCTCTCCGTCGGCCACGCCGACGCGGCCGTCCTGGTCGTCGCGGGAGCCCACGCCAACGAACCGGCGGGCGGACCGGCCGTACGCCGGCTGGCCGGACGCGTCGCGGCCGACCCCGCCCTGCGTACCCGCACCTCCTGGCACTTCCTGCTCTGCGCCGACCCCGACGGAGCGCGCCTGCACCAGATGCGCGCCCCCGGCTCGCTCCTGGAGTACCACCGGCGCTTCTACCGTCCGCGCGGCGCCGAACAGCCCGAATGGTCCCCGTCGTACGTGCCGCCGCACCGTCTGCCTCCCGAGACCCGGGCACTCACCGGCGTACTCGACGAACTGCGCCCCTATCTCCAGGTCTCGCTGCACGGCACCGACCTCGGCGGCAGTTGGGTGCAGGTGACCCGAGACATCCCCGGACTCGCCGAGCCCTTCGCCAAGTCCGCCGCGGAGCTGCGCATCCCCATCGAGGCGGGCCCCTCGGACGCGGTCGGCTGGCCCGTCTCGGGCCCCGGCGTCCACGTCATGCCGGAACCCGGCGCGGACACGCCGTTCCCCAGCGTGCCCGAGGACGTCCGCCACAGCACCTGGCACCACATACACCGCTACGGCGGGCGCACCGCCGTCATCGAGGTCCCCCTGTGGGCCAGCGACCGCGTCACCGACCTCGCACCCCACCCGGACCCGTCCGCCGCCCTGCGCGACAGCGCCCGACGTCTGCGCGAGCACACCCGCGCCGTCACCCGTGTCCTGGCCACCGCCCTGCCCCGTCTCCCGGGCCCACCAGGTCCCCTGACACGCTCGGCCCGCTGGATCCTCGACCTCTCCCCGGCCCTGGCCGACGACTGGGAACGTCTCCCCTCCGAGGGTGCCACCGCCGCCTACGTCTGGGGCATGGAGGCGTTCGGCCGCCGCCTCCCCCTCCGCGCCGCCGGCATGCTCCTGCGCGAACTGACCCGCCACCACTCACCGTCGGCCGCCGCCCTGGGCCCTCTCATCACCCGCTGGTCCCACGACTTCACCACCCGCTTCACGCCTCGCTGGGTCCCCCTCGACTCCCAGACGGAACACCAGACGAGAACCACCCTCGCGGCCGCCACCCACACACCCCATCCCTGA
- a CDS encoding DUF1707 and FHA domain-containing protein: MTTSQFHPQPAPRVTDAQRDRALKVLRDGAAEGRLSHETFIRRMELALAARSAAQLSELTADLPQEGALSRVVFGSVRAVSGFTVKMRRAWQAERLPKLLLPGPDLRGALRIGRDQGNGLRLSHDTVSRCHAELSFEDGVWVLRDLGSTNGTSVNGQRVTGAAVVRDGDHVSFGSMVFRVAVS, translated from the coding sequence GTGACCACCTCGCAGTTCCATCCCCAGCCGGCGCCACGTGTCACCGACGCGCAGCGGGACCGGGCACTGAAGGTGCTGCGGGACGGGGCCGCGGAGGGGCGGCTCTCGCACGAGACGTTCATCCGGCGGATGGAGCTGGCGCTCGCCGCCCGCAGCGCGGCCCAGTTGTCCGAGCTGACCGCCGATCTGCCCCAGGAGGGGGCCCTGTCGCGGGTGGTGTTCGGGTCGGTGCGGGCCGTCTCGGGGTTCACCGTGAAGATGCGGCGCGCCTGGCAGGCCGAACGGCTGCCCAAGTTGCTGCTGCCCGGGCCCGATCTGCGGGGCGCGCTGAGGATAGGGCGGGACCAGGGGAACGGGCTGCGGCTCAGCCACGACACGGTGTCGCGCTGTCACGCCGAGCTGAGTTTCGAGGACGGGGTGTGGGTGTTGCGGGATCTGGGGTCCACCAACGGGACCTCCGTGAACGGGCAGCGGGTGACCGGGGCCGCCGTGGTGCGGGACGGGGACCATGTGAGTTTCGGGTCGATGGTGTTCCGCGTGGCGGTCTCCTGA